In Candidatus Neomarinimicrobiota bacterium, the genomic stretch ACACCCTCGCCCTTGAGGCGAAAATAAGGATACCATACCTGGTGGGCCTGATAGCGATGTTCAACCAAAATGCCAATTGTTGTTCCTTCAAGAGACAGTGATTGAGGCTCTGCTGCAGCCGCTTCATACCCATTCTCGAGATACCTGACGACCGCCTCCATGAACGCCGGCAGGTCCTGGGGAATTCTGGCAGTGATCAGGTTACCATCCACAATGGGAGCATCATCGATATAATCGGCCCCCGCATTTATCAAGTCATCCTTTAAGGTATGATAGCCGGTGGCCCTGCGCCCCTTGAGTACACCCATTGCTACCAAAAAACTCCCGCCGTGACAGATGGCGCCGAACAATTTCCCAGCATTGAAATGATTCCCAGCCAACTCCAACATAAGGGGATTCGCGCGCAATTTCAGGGGAGCAAATCCGCCGGGACAGTGAATAAAGTCAAATTCTTGCGTTAAGGCCGTCTGAACGGAAACATCACTAACTAATGGTTCTCCGTTATAGTCGGTATAGATCCGGCCAGCTTCATCCCCGACGAAAAAAACCTCCGCCCCTGCCTCCTTCAGGCGGAAATAGGGATAATATGCTTCGTGGATCTGAAAATTATCCGCCACTAAAATAGCAGCCTTCTTGCCCACGAGAGTCTGGGGTAATGGACTGGTTCTATCCATTTCGTCTGGAATCCTTTGGCCGTTATTCACTCCGTTTACCACCATTTATTAACACCACAGCATCACTCTGAATGAGGCTTTAGATCACCTACCCAGTAAAGCTGCCGATTCCTTATCAAGATAGATAATTGTGCTGGGATGCTTCTTGAGGATAGACGACGGAAACATTGCTGAGATGCTGGCATCCCCGAAGCAGATCCTGACCGCCTCAGCTTTTCTGGAACCCGGTACTACGGCTATAATCCTCTTGGATTTCATGATCTGTTTTACCGACATGGAAATTGCCCGCGGTGGAACCTCTGCCAGTGACGAAAACCAACCTTCACCGACCTGCTGCCGACGACAAGCCTCATCGAGGGTGACGATAAAATAGGGCCTGTTGATCTCAAAATCCGCGGGCGGATCATTGAAGGCCAGGTGTCCATTCTCGCCTACCCCCACAAAGGCTACATCAATGATATGGCGGGATATAATCTCGCTCATACGCTCCGCCTCCTTAACCGGATCCGGTGCGTCCCCTTCCAGCAGATAGACCTGACCGGGATGAACTTTCTGGATCAAACGCTCTTTTAGATACTTCCTGAAACTCGCCGGGTGTTCGTCAGATATTCCGATGTACTCATCAAGGTGAAACATCGTCGTCTTACTCCAATCAATAGACTTATCCAGAGTCAACCTCTGTAAAAATTCGAACTGGGAAGCCCCGGTAGCGGCAATAAAATAGGCCCGCCCGTTGCGTCTGATTGCCGACTTCAAGGCATCCGCGGCCTGCTGTGCCGCCGCATCTGCCATTTCTCCAGCCGAACTAAAAACCTTTATCTCCATTACGCTACTCTTCGCGAAAGCCCTTCATTTTAAAATTTTAGAATTGTCATTACAGAACTCATCAAATTATTCAGGCTGTCACATCAATAATTTTGACCTTATCCAAATCCATTGTACCCAGTCCCAAATCCTGGGATTACCTGAGGGTCTCCAGTGTCATCTCCTTGCTAAAAGTCTCATTTGCGATCCCAATCCGGCGAATAATCGGCGTAAATCAATCAGATGGCCCTGCGACAGCTAAGTACGAAATCGGCTTGGTTCTGGACCTCAAGGGAAAACGACCTGTATCAGTACAGATTTCCGGAAGGCGAGATCAGCCTCTTGACTCCCAGGGGGGAGTCTCGGGAAGCGCCTGCTGAAACTCATCGAGGAATCTGGCCTCCCACTCCTGCGTGTAGCGGCCAGCCAGAAAAACGCTGATGATGTCATCATGGAATCGTTCCCACGATTCTTCTTCCTTACCGGGTACGATGGGATAAAAGAGGCTGCCGGCAGCGCGCGCAGCACGCAAATCACCAAACGCATCACCTACCATGAGAGCGTGGCCCGGCGCATACCTATCTCTGGTGGTCAATTGGAGATGCTCCTTCTTACTGCCCAGTTCCTGCCCGGCAATCAGGGAAACATAGCCGTCTATCCCATACTCCTCCCACTCCCGCATCAGGGCCTCAGCGGGTGTCCCCGAAACGACGATGATATCGGCCTGGGTGTGAAGTTTCTCCAGGGATTCCTTTACCAACGGGAACGGCTTCACCCCCTGGACCACCCGCGCCACCGCCTCATTGATAGCCCGGCTCCATTCCAGGACCCGCCGTAGCTCCTCGCTCCCGGTCCGTTCCAGCTCGCTTTCAAGTGCCGGATTGCCCAGCTTGGTCTCCGCTTCCGTCCAGGCTTGCAGTGTTGGTAATTCCGGGATCGAAACACCTCTTCGCGTCACTTCCGGTCGCTTCCGGAGCAGCTCAAAGGCCTTGAGCAATGCCAGAAACCGGTTACAGCCCCGATCCCGCGAATAAAGGTTGACGAATTCCCACACCTCCCGGGCGTATTTCGAGACACTGGCTAGCTGCCACTTCTCAATAGTGACCGGGCAGAAGCATTCCTTCTGCTTGGGCTCCATGGAGTCGAACACGCACCCATCCGAGTCGATACCGACAAAGTAGGCCTGCTGAGGCTGGAAGTTCTCCAGGTCCTTCCGGGTAAACTGTTTCATATCCTAATCCCCTGCACCTAGCGCTTAATGCGGGCCGTACCACCGGCCATGACGTGCTTGACCTCAGCCAGGGTAATCATACTGGTGTCGCCGCGGGTCGACTGCAGCAGTGCACCGTGGGTGGCGCCAAAATCCACACACTCCTGCAGTGGCATCCCCTTCAAGAGACCATAAATCACGCCGCTGCAGAAACCATCCCCACCGCCAACGCGGTCCTCAACCTCTAAACGCTCGAAACGACGCGATTCATAAAACTGCCCTTCATAATAGGCAATGGCCGACCAGTTGTTCAGCAGCCCACTCAACACTTCCCGTAATGTTGTACCCACAATCTGGATATTGGGATACGTCTGCACTACCCGCCGCACCATATCCTTATAGGCCTCCACCGGGAGCCTGGTCAACTGCTCATCGGTGCCCTTCACTTCAAAACCCAGCACCTTCTGGAAGTCCTCTTCATTGCCGATCAGGACGGAAATGTATGGCACCAGCTCCCGGGTGACTTCGATGGCCCGCTCGCTGCTCCACAGCTTGCTGCGGAAGTTGAGGTCGTAACTGACGATTGTCCCCGCCTCATGGGCCGCCTGCAGAGCCTCCTGGGCCACGGCGGCGCAGCCGTCACTCAGAGCCGTGAAGATGCCTCCGGTATGGAACCAGCGCACACCCCGTTCTCCGAATAGGCGCGACCAGTCTATCTCGCCCGGCTTGATATGCGAAATGGCGGTATGGCCCCGATCGTAGAGCGTAACACTGGCCCGGATACCGGTCCCAACCTCGGTGAAGTTCAGCCCGACCCGGTCCGCCCGGCCTGAACCGTCATAGGGCACCCAGAGCACCTCACTGATATCCATCCCACTGGTCTGGGCGTGGTTGCGGATGAACCAGCCCAGGGGATTATCAACCAGCTTGGATACCCACCCCGTTCGCAAGCCGAAGCGGGCCAGGGCATAAGAGACGTTATACTCACCACCACCCGCCCAGGCTTCAAAGTAGGGCGTCAATTCAATACGCTGGTGTCCCGGAGGACTCAACCGGATCATACACTCGCCTAATGTCAGTAGGTCCAGTTTGCACTCCTTCTCCGATCTGATCTTCAAAGCCATGTTCAGACCTCCAATATGTTTCAATTAGTCTACTTAGGCTCGGTTCTAAGCTGCCTTCAGCCGATACAAAACTTGACCGGCATTTTCAACCACCAGCAGTCCTTCCGCCTCCCTACCTTGCCACTCGGATATATCGATGCTGCTCGGGTCCATATATCCTAGATTGACCTGTCGGCACAATTCATCAGGTATACCGGTCGCGAGGGTCACCTTCACGCGGGGCCGCTCCACCCCATTCTCGAAGGTTCCAACTCCCCGCACGTTGGTGGAATGGGCCAGGATCAACTTCGGGTAATGGGCAAACCGGTCCCACTGCTTGAGAAAATAGTCCCGGACGTGGTAGCCCACTTCCCGGATCAGCTTCCCATGAGTATAGGATAATTCGTTGATTTGCGGCGCATAAATAACGAGTTCCCCACCATCGGCGATGATCGGCTCCAGCTTGTACATCACCTTCCCACCAATCCAGAGGTCGTCGTAGATCACATGAGCCAGTCCTAATATGCGTGGGTAGGCCCTATCCTTGTAGACAATGTGAAGCCGGGTAGAGTAGTCCACGGCTTTCTCCCACGACTCCTCGGGCGAGCCGATGAAGAGACAAGCCAATCCACCAGCTTCGGTTACCACAAAACTGAAGCATAGACTCTCGATACCCAACAGCGAGGCACCTTTATTAAGCAGGACCCGGCTCGGATTGTCCCTTACCCCATTAATGACCGGATTGGTAATCACGGCGCTGATCCAGTGGAAATGGTTGATAATCTCATCACCGGCGACACCCGGAAAGAAATACTTATTTCCGCCGGAAAATCCCGCTGCTTCATGGGGCGCTACCGGGCCCAGAATAAGGATCAGATCATATTCAAACAGGCGTTTGTTGACCGTCACAGGGAGATCTTCGCCGAATAGCCCCTCAGAGATCTCCTTTATTTCGGCCGCTGAAATAGTACCGGCAACCCGCAACTCCTCCGGCCTGTCGTGGACGTGGATGAAGAACCTCACCTTGCGGTATTTTCCCTGATGCTCCGCCGGAGTAATACCTACATGCTCCAGAATGCGGCCCGGGGTCATCGGCTGGTGAGTGCCCGAAGCCACCAGGTAGTCCAGGTCCTGGACCTATTCCCCGATCAGGTCGAAGATGATTCGAAAGAAAAGCTCGAGAGGGGCATGGCGCGAATAATCGGGAATAATAACCAGGACTCTTTTCCCCGCCAGGGGCAAGGAAGCCAGAGCCTGGGCGCTCAGCTCACGAATCTGCCGGGTGCTCAGCTCACCTTGATCAACACCTCTGCCAACGAGCGTCATAACATCACCCTGCGATCCTATTCCTCCTCCCAGACGGTATGGAAAACACCCTCCCGGTCAACCCGCTGATAGGTGTGGGCGCCGAAAAAGTCCCGCTGGGCCTGGGTCAGGTTGGCCGGCAACCGCTCCCGGCGATACATGTCATAATAACCCAGCGAGGCACTCAGGGCCAGGCCGGGAAGCCCGCGCTCGGCCGCCATCGCCACTACCCGCCGCCAGTTCGAATGCAGGCTATTCAGCCGCTCCCGAAATGCTGCATCCATCATTAGGTTGGTCAGGGCGGGATTTTTCCGATAGGCCGCCCGGATGGGCTTGAGCATGGCCGCGCGGATAATGCAGCCCCCACGCCAGATCTTCGCCACCTCATCCAGTTTGATATCGTAGCCGTATTCTTTAGAGGCCGCCCTGATCAGTGCCAGTCCCTGGGCATAACTGGTGATCACGGAAGCGTGCAGGGCATCACGTAATCTGGCAATCCATTTGTCTTTATCTTGTCCTCTGGTTGGCCCGGGACCCTCAAATACCTTCGCAGCAGCCGTGCGCTCAGCCTTATAAGCCGAAATGATCCGGGCTTCAACGGCGGCATTGATGGTCGGAATGGGCACACCCAGGTCAAAGGCATTCTGGGAAGTCCACTTACCGGTCCCCTTCTGTTGAGCCGAATCCAGAATGACCTCCACCAGGGGCTTATCGGTCTCGGGGTCAACCCGGGCCAGAATCCTGGCGGTGATCTCCATGAGGTATCCATTAAGCTCTCCGGCGTTCCAACTATCGAAAACTTCGGCCAACCGGCCGGGTGAAAGCTCGAGTCCGGTCTTCATTATCTCATAGGTCTCCGCGATCAGCTGCATAATGCCGTATTCAATGCCATTGTGCACCATCTTCACATAGTGTCCGGATCCTTTAGGCCCGATATAAGTGCAGCAAGGCTCACCATCCACCTTGGCCGCAATCTCCGTGAGGATCGGCTTGACGTGCTCGTAGGCCTCTTCCGGTCCCCCGGGCATGATGCTCGGACCTTGCAGGGCCCCTTTTTCGCCCCCTGAAACTCCCATGCCCAGATAATGGATCCCCTGGCCTTCGAGCTCGGCGGCCCGCCGCTCCGTATCCTGAAAGTGGGAGTTGCCGGCATCCATCACGATATCACCGCTCTCCAGATGCGGTTTGAGCTGCTCAATAAACGCGTCAACCGGCCCCCCGGCTTTCACCATCAGAATGATGCGGCGAGGACAGCTCAGAGCAGCAGTAAAGTCTTCCAGGCTGTAGGTTCCCTGTATCTCCTTCCTCGAACCTTTACCCTGAATGAATTCTTGCGTCCGCTCCGCCGTGCGATTGTACACCGCCATAGAGAAGCCGTGATTGACTATGTTGAGTACGAGGTTCTGCCCCATTACCGCCAGTCCAATTAAGCCAATGTCGCGTTGCTCCATTTTTGACCCCTTTATAACACCTGTAAAAATACTATCATGAATCCCGGCATAGGCCGGTCATCAAGACGAAGCCGCCTGAATGCTGGCTACCATCCGCCTGGCCCTCTCGGTAAGCACCTCAAAGCGGCTTTCCCGGATAGCCTGCTTGTCCAGCAGGTCCGTCCCGATACCGACACAGGCGGCGCCAGCCTTGATCCATTCACCAGCATTGTCAACCGTCACACCCCCGGTGGGACACAGCCTGATCTGGGGCAGTGGCCCCCGTATATCCTTTATGTACTTAGGCCCCAGTGCCGTAGCAGGAAAAATTTTCACGATATCGGCACCCGCCTGCCAGGCCGCGACAATCTCCGCAGGTGAAAATGCCCCCGGGATCGTCACCTTATCATTATCGTGGGCCACCTCTACAACCTTCGGATTGAATATCGGCCCGACAATAAACTCCGCCCCCGCCAGGATGGTCTGCTTCGCCGTCTCCTCGTCCAGCACTGTACCGGCTCCGACAAGGGCCCGGTCCCCAATGGCTTTGCATACCTCCTTGATCACTTCAACGGCATTCGGAACGGTCATGGTAATCTCGACGCACTCCACGCCCCCGGTGAAAATGGCTTCAACCACTCGAATGAGCTTGCCGGAATCGGTCATGCGAATGACTGCGATGGCCTTCTTATCCAGTATCCGTTGTAATATCTCTTCGCGGCTGGACATCGGCTTCACCCTCAAACAGATTGTGGTACTAATTGACCCTGTTTTAGATTGTCATAGCGGTAAAACCACCATCCACGCAGATGATGGCCCCGGTTACGAAGGAGGAGGCTTTTTCCGAAGCCAGCCACAGGACCACACCTGCCAGCTCCTCCGGCTCTCCATAGCGCCCCATAGGGGTATGCCCGAAAATGGCCGCCTGTCGCTCCGGCGTGAGAATCCTCCGGTTCTGCTCGGCAGGAAAAAATCCCGGAGCAATGGCGTTGACCCGGATGCCGTGGAGCGCCCATTCACGCGCCAGGAAGCGCGTCAACCCATTCAGCCCGTACTTCGATATGGAATAGGTGAAGACCTTCGACAGGGGACGGATGGACGAGGCCGAGGAAATAATGATGATACTGCCGCCTTCATCCTGTTTGATCATCAAATCCCCGAAGACCTGGCTGGCCAAAAACATCCCCTTCAGATTGATCATCATGATCCTGTCCCATTCCTCTTCGGAAATCTCCAGCACCGGCGTGGTGGAATTGACACCTGGGGCGTAAAGCAGAATGTGGATACCACCCCATTGCTCCACGATGGTATCCCTGGCTTCAAGCAGGTCCGCCTTGGAAGAAACGTCCGCTTTGACCACTATACCATCGCCGCCACTTGCTTGCATGGCCTTTAGGTGCTGTTTGCCACCCTCAACGCTGATATCCACGATCGCTACTTTTGCGCCAGCCTTAGAGAAAGCGATGGCCATTGCGCCGCCCAGTACGCCGCTCCCGCCGATGACCACTGCCACCTTGCCGTCCAGACTGAAAAGCTCCTCAAGATAAGACATCACTGCTCTCCTCAGGCATCTCTTGACCCTAACTATGAGGCCAAGAGGTTAGCGATGATCGAAATTCCCTCTTCATAACTCGGGTAGGTTAGTTGACAAACGGCTGTATATGCCGTCGAAAATGGCGTCGCAAATTCTCGTAGTGCGCCGACTCGTTCGCCTTAAGCACTTCCAGCAGTCGATCCTTGAAAAGGTAACCACCTTTTTCATCTTTGGATGTAAGAACCCTACCGAAAGCCACGTGCAGCACCTGGCGGGCATCATCTTGCTCAAAAAGCTGCCTGAGCTCCTCATCCGAATATGATTCCGCAGGCGCGACTTTCGCAGGATCCGCCGACACGTGGTAGGTCCGCTTCTCGGCTTCATAGTGCTCACGCGAAAAATCCAGTATCTCCCTGAAAAGGGACGGGGCGGTCTGGGCAACCGTCCGCAGAGCCTCCAGGTAGCTGGTACCGGCCGTTTTTATGTGAATACGACCGTGGCCAAGGGAACCCACCAGTTCGTAGACCTTAAACTTATCACTGCCTGAGTGGAAGCTGATCTTATAGGGACCCAGCAACTCCGCGATAGCTACATGCTTGATAAACTCATCCCTGAACTCGTTCAGATCGCCCTTATAGTCAATGCCCTTCTCAAAATCACCGATAAACCGTGGCGCCAGGCTCACCAGCTCCACACCGAGCCGCTTCAGCTCACTTACCACCAGAAAATGCTCAAAGGGTGTGGTCACCGACTCGGTTTCATCCACGGACAGCTCAATCTCCACCGGATAGTCCGGGTAGGTAGACCTCAGGTAGCGGACCATTCTTACAGTATGGGTGAGCACGCCGCCATACTTGGCAAGCGCACGCAAGACCTCCTCCCGCCCGGGCCGGAGCCTGAAGCCCTCTCTGATGGCGAATTCCCGCCCTGCATATCGCACCAGGAAACCGTCCAGCGAATCGTCCAGCCAATCCCAGGCGAGGGACTGAATATGCTCTTCGAGCTGCCGAACTGGCAGGGTATCAGCCTCGTTGATAACGTAGGCCCCCGGATCGATGGTGAACATGGTGAAACCAGCTTTCACCATCACATCAATATCGGCGGTGGTTTTCAAATGGTCGGCGTCCGACCCAAACCCTTCTTTATAGCCCTCCTGGAAGACAGCCCAGGTAGCGGCATCCATCACTTCTTCGGCGGTGCGCTCGGTACGTTCCAGCTCCCGGATCGACTGCTGAGCCAGGACTGGCCTCAGACCGGATCCCATCAGGGCCCGCAAATGACCGGGATTGGCCAGGCCCAAACGGTCCCCGAGCCCAATCGAATTGTCCAAACCGATGAGCACCGGCCAGGTGAAATCAAATCGCTCCCGCAGAGCTGCCGCATTCTGATGCTCAAGCGCACAACAGATAAGCTGGCTCTCCGGCTCAAGCCGCGTACTGGAAACCAGCTCACCGCTGAAATCCCTACGGATTGCATTGTCGCTATTCCTGGTCAGAATATACAGCCCCTTCTCAAGGCCCTCTTTGCCGATAAAGAAAAAAACATCATTCAATTGGTTGACTGACTTCGGGTAGATGTGTACTTGACGACCTGCAGCGAGCACCAGAGCAGCTAATTGGTCCTGTTCGTAA encodes the following:
- a CDS encoding type 1 glutamine amidotransferase domain-containing protein, which encodes MDRTSPLPQTLVGKKAAILVADNFQIHEAYYPYFRLKEAGAEVFFVGDEAGRIYTDYNGEPLVSDVSVQTALTQEFDFIHCPGGFAPLKLRANPLMLELAGNHFNAGKLFGAICHGGSFLVAMGVLKGRRATGYHTLKDDLINAGADYIDDAPIVDGNLITARIPQDLPAFMEAVVRYLENGYEAAAAEPQSLSLEGTTIGILVEHRYQAHQVWYPYFRLKGEGV
- a CDS encoding glucosamine-6-phosphate deaminase; this encodes MEIKVFSSAGEMADAAAQQAADALKSAIRRNGRAYFIAATGASQFEFLQRLTLDKSIDWSKTTMFHLDEYIGISDEHPASFRKYLKERLIQKVHPGQVYLLEGDAPDPVKEAERMSEIISRHIIDVAFVGVGENGHLAFNDPPADFEINRPYFIVTLDEACRRQQVGEGWFSSLAEVPPRAISMSVKQIMKSKRIIAVVPGSRKAEAVRICFGDASISAMFPSSILKKHPSTIIYLDKESAALLGR
- a CDS encoding HAD family hydrolase; the encoded protein is MKQFTRKDLENFQPQQAYFVGIDSDGCVFDSMEPKQKECFCPVTIEKWQLASVSKYAREVWEFVNLYSRDRGCNRFLALLKAFELLRKRPEVTRRGVSIPELPTLQAWTEAETKLGNPALESELERTGSEELRRVLEWSRAINEAVARVVQGVKPFPLVKESLEKLHTQADIIVVSGTPAEALMREWEEYGIDGYVSLIAGQELGSKKEHLQLTTRDRYAPGHALMVGDAFGDLRAARAAGSLFYPIVPGKEEESWERFHDDIISVFLAGRYTQEWEARFLDEFQQALPETPPWESRG
- a CDS encoding sugar kinase; this encodes MALKIRSEKECKLDLLTLGECMIRLSPPGHQRIELTPYFEAWAGGGEYNVSYALARFGLRTGWVSKLVDNPLGWFIRNHAQTSGMDISEVLWVPYDGSGRADRVGLNFTEVGTGIRASVTLYDRGHTAISHIKPGEIDWSRLFGERGVRWFHTGGIFTALSDGCAAVAQEALQAAHEAGTIVSYDLNFRSKLWSSERAIEVTRELVPYISVLIGNEEDFQKVLGFEVKGTDEQLTRLPVEAYKDMVRRVVQTYPNIQIVGTTLREVLSGLLNNWSAIAYYEGQFYESRRFERLEVEDRVGGGDGFCSGVIYGLLKGMPLQECVDFGATHGALLQSTRGDTSMITLAEVKHVMAGGTARIKR
- a CDS encoding lactate racemase domain-containing protein, with protein sequence MDYLVASGTHQPMTPGRILEHVGITPAEHQGKYRKVRFFIHVHDRPEELRVAGTISAAEIKEISEGLFGEDLPVTVNKRLFEYDLILILGPVAPHEAAGFSGGNKYFFPGVAGDEIINHFHWISAVITNPVINGVRDNPSRVLLNKGASLLGIESLCFSFVVTEAGGLACLFIGSPEESWEKAVDYSTRLHIVYKDRAYPRILGLAHVIYDDLWIGGKVMYKLEPIIADGGELVIYAPQINELSYTHGKLIREVGYHVRDYFLKQWDRFAHYPKLILAHSTNVRGVGTFENGVERPRVKVTLATGIPDELCRQVNLGYMDPSSIDISEWQGREAEGLLVVENAGQVLYRLKAA
- the gndA gene encoding NADP-dependent phosphogluconate dehydrogenase, with product MEQRDIGLIGLAVMGQNLVLNIVNHGFSMAVYNRTAERTQEFIQGKGSRKEIQGTYSLEDFTAALSCPRRIILMVKAGGPVDAFIEQLKPHLESGDIVMDAGNSHFQDTERRAAELEGQGIHYLGMGVSGGEKGALQGPSIMPGGPEEAYEHVKPILTEIAAKVDGEPCCTYIGPKGSGHYVKMVHNGIEYGIMQLIAETYEIMKTGLELSPGRLAEVFDSWNAGELNGYLMEITARILARVDPETDKPLVEVILDSAQQKGTGKWTSQNAFDLGVPIPTINAAVEARIISAYKAERTAAAKVFEGPGPTRGQDKDKWIARLRDALHASVITSYAQGLALIRAASKEYGYDIKLDEVAKIWRGGCIIRAAMLKPIRAAYRKNPALTNLMMDAAFRERLNSLHSNWRRVVAMAAERGLPGLALSASLGYYDMYRRERLPANLTQAQRDFFGAHTYQRVDREGVFHTVWEEE
- a CDS encoding bifunctional 4-hydroxy-2-oxoglutarate aldolase/2-dehydro-3-deoxy-phosphogluconate aldolase; translated protein: MSSREEILQRILDKKAIAVIRMTDSGKLIRVVEAIFTGGVECVEITMTVPNAVEVIKEVCKAIGDRALVGAGTVLDEETAKQTILAGAEFIVGPIFNPKVVEVAHDNDKVTIPGAFSPAEIVAAWQAGADIVKIFPATALGPKYIKDIRGPLPQIRLCPTGGVTVDNAGEWIKAGAACVGIGTDLLDKQAIRESRFEVLTERARRMVASIQAASS
- a CDS encoding SDR family oxidoreductase; protein product: MSYLEELFSLDGKVAVVIGGSGVLGGAMAIAFSKAGAKVAIVDISVEGGKQHLKAMQASGGDGIVVKADVSSKADLLEARDTIVEQWGGIHILLYAPGVNSTTPVLEISEEEWDRIMMINLKGMFLASQVFGDLMIKQDEGGSIIIISSASSIRPLSKVFTYSISKYGLNGLTRFLAREWALHGIRVNAIAPGFFPAEQNRRILTPERQAAIFGHTPMGRYGEPEELAGVVLWLASEKASSFVTGAIICVDGGFTAMTI
- a CDS encoding tagaturonate epimerase family protein, whose product is MLLDDVQKFLTVNVYEQDQLAALVLAAGRQVHIYPKSVNQLNDVFFFIGKEGLEKGLYILTRNSDNAIRRDFSGELVSSTRLEPESQLICCALEHQNAAALRERFDFTWPVLIGLDNSIGLGDRLGLANPGHLRALMGSGLRPVLAQQSIRELERTERTAEEVMDAATWAVFQEGYKEGFGSDADHLKTTADIDVMVKAGFTMFTIDPGAYVINEADTLPVRQLEEHIQSLAWDWLDDSLDGFLVRYAGREFAIREGFRLRPGREEVLRALAKYGGVLTHTVRMVRYLRSTYPDYPVEIELSVDETESVTTPFEHFLVVSELKRLGVELVSLAPRFIGDFEKGIDYKGDLNEFRDEFIKHVAIAELLGPYKISFHSGSDKFKVYELVGSLGHGRIHIKTAGTSYLEALRTVAQTAPSLFREILDFSREHYEAEKRTYHVSADPAKVAPAESYSDEELRQLFEQDDARQVLHVAFGRVLTSKDEKGGYLFKDRLLEVLKANESAHYENLRRHFRRHIQPFVN